The following proteins are co-located in the Streptomyces sp. DT2A-34 genome:
- a CDS encoding cytochrome P450, which translates to MPLDQVDLADLDNFADGVTPWRMFHTLRHQDPVHWQPEEAPNSGFWAVTRHADIARVDRDAETFTSTRFVNLEEVDDDQIKKRASILELDGVRHRALRSVIQRQFGASVINSYADFLRGLTAKTLDAALAKGTFDFVADVSADFPINVLARLLDVPPEDNQRLIDWGNRIIGNTDPDYADVLLNSAESEQYRDLPFRSPASLEVFEYGRELARQRRGGDGTDLVSKLVNTTPRDGIPLSAQDFDNYFLLLVVAGNETTRHTISHSMLALLQHPEQLARLKDDPSLIPTAVEEFLRWASPVYHFRRTATRDVELGGKQVKEGDKVVMWFASGNRDEDVFDNPYNLDIARTNNDHVTFGKGSPHLCLGNLLARTEIRIMFEELIPRIADIKLAGDVPRVRSNFVNGIKKLPVEVTLA; encoded by the coding sequence ATGCCGCTCGACCAGGTGGACCTCGCCGACCTCGACAACTTCGCCGACGGCGTCACCCCATGGCGGATGTTCCACACCCTGCGCCACCAGGACCCGGTCCACTGGCAACCGGAGGAGGCCCCCAACTCCGGCTTCTGGGCAGTGACCCGGCACGCGGACATCGCCCGCGTCGACCGCGACGCGGAGACCTTCACCTCCACCAGGTTCGTCAACCTGGAAGAGGTCGACGACGATCAGATCAAGAAACGCGCCTCCATTCTGGAGCTGGACGGCGTCCGCCACCGCGCACTGCGCAGCGTGATCCAGCGACAGTTCGGCGCGAGCGTCATCAACAGCTACGCCGACTTCCTGCGCGGACTGACCGCGAAAACCCTGGACGCGGCCCTCGCCAAGGGCACCTTCGACTTCGTCGCCGACGTCTCCGCCGACTTCCCCATCAACGTCCTGGCCCGGCTGCTCGACGTGCCGCCGGAGGACAACCAGCGGCTCATCGACTGGGGCAACCGCATCATCGGCAACACCGACCCCGACTACGCGGACGTCCTGCTGAACAGCGCGGAGAGCGAGCAGTACCGCGACCTGCCCTTCCGCTCCCCCGCCTCCCTCGAAGTCTTCGAGTACGGACGGGAGCTGGCCCGGCAGCGACGCGGCGGCGACGGCACGGACCTGGTCTCGAAGCTGGTCAACACCACCCCGCGCGACGGAATCCCGCTGTCCGCGCAGGACTTCGACAACTACTTCCTGCTCCTGGTCGTGGCCGGCAACGAGACCACCCGCCACACCATCTCCCACTCGATGCTGGCCCTCCTCCAGCACCCCGAGCAGCTGGCCAGGCTCAAGGACGACCCCTCCCTGATCCCCACCGCGGTCGAGGAGTTCCTGCGCTGGGCCTCCCCCGTCTACCACTTCCGCCGCACCGCCACCCGCGACGTCGAACTGGGCGGCAAGCAGGTCAAGGAGGGCGACAAGGTCGTCATGTGGTTCGCCTCCGGCAACCGCGACGAGGACGTCTTCGACAACCCCTACAACTTGGACATCGCCCGCACCAACAACGACCACGTCACCTTCGGCAAGGGCAGCCCCCACCTCTGCCTGGGCAACCTCCTCGCTCGCACCGAGATCCGCATCATGTTCGAGGAGCTGATCCCGAGGATCGCCGACATCAAG
- a CDS encoding glutamine synthetase family protein yields the protein MSASDTPDIRRHMERLAAEGVDVVRVIYPDLIGTDRARDVLLDHLPSASEHGLAFCRAVYHTSPQGDVVPVAGGLDAGLPDVCVRPDLSTAAPLPWEPGVATCLGEVTDPATGGPAPESPRDLLRTVLARCSEQGLRPVVGPELEYFLLEPAPGTPAGWRRSPEATGAVYTAGLRADPDNHLLRTLRQLRDLGLGVVTGNHEFDGGQYEINLTHSEALDAADRAFRFKAAVKELARKEGNMATFMAKPFGDAGGSGFHLHLSCNDAEGRNAFDDPAGAYGLSATARHALGGILAHAPALAALANPTVNSYKRFGPDTLAPWLIDWGLDNRSAMVRIPPERGSGARLELRLGDASANPYLLIAGTIAAALLGIQEGEEPPAPLEGYGYDTAKSALLPASLPTALDALEADTALTDVLGKDFTTSFLTYKRNEVERFQRHVTDWEFTEYAYHL from the coding sequence GTGAGCGCATCCGACACCCCAGACATCCGCCGGCACATGGAGCGGCTCGCCGCCGAGGGCGTCGACGTGGTCCGGGTGATCTACCCCGACCTCATCGGCACCGACCGCGCCCGGGACGTCCTGCTGGACCACCTGCCCTCGGCATCCGAGCACGGCCTGGCCTTCTGCCGCGCCGTGTACCACACCTCGCCCCAAGGGGACGTGGTCCCGGTCGCGGGCGGTCTGGACGCCGGTCTGCCGGACGTGTGCGTACGCCCCGACCTGTCCACGGCGGCCCCCTTGCCCTGGGAGCCCGGCGTCGCCACCTGTCTCGGCGAGGTCACCGACCCGGCGACCGGGGGCCCAGCCCCCGAGTCACCTCGCGACCTGCTGCGTACCGTCCTGGCCCGATGTTCCGAGCAGGGGCTGCGCCCCGTCGTCGGCCCCGAGCTGGAGTACTTCCTCCTGGAACCCGCCCCCGGCACGCCCGCCGGCTGGCGCCGCTCACCGGAAGCCACCGGCGCGGTCTACACCGCGGGCCTGCGCGCCGACCCCGACAACCACCTGCTGCGCACCCTGCGGCAGCTGCGCGACCTGGGGCTCGGCGTCGTCACCGGCAACCACGAGTTCGACGGCGGCCAGTACGAGATCAACCTCACCCACTCGGAGGCCCTGGACGCCGCCGACCGCGCGTTCCGCTTCAAGGCCGCCGTCAAGGAGCTGGCCCGCAAGGAAGGCAACATGGCCACCTTCATGGCCAAGCCCTTCGGCGACGCGGGCGGCTCCGGGTTCCACCTCCACCTGTCGTGCAACGACGCCGAAGGCCGCAACGCCTTCGACGACCCCGCCGGTGCGTACGGCCTCTCGGCCACCGCACGGCACGCCCTCGGGGGCATCCTCGCCCACGCACCCGCGCTCGCCGCGCTGGCCAACCCGACAGTCAACTCGTACAAGCGCTTCGGGCCGGACACCCTCGCGCCGTGGCTGATCGACTGGGGGCTCGACAACCGCAGTGCCATGGTCCGCATCCCGCCCGAGCGCGGCAGCGGCGCCCGCCTCGAACTCCGTCTCGGCGACGCCAGCGCCAACCCCTACTTGCTGATCGCGGGCACGATCGCCGCCGCCCTGCTCGGCATCCAGGAAGGCGAGGAACCGCCCGCCCCGCTGGAGGGCTACGGCTACGACACCGCCAAGTCCGCCCTGCTGCCCGCGAGCCTGCCGACCGCGCTCGACGCGCTGGAGGCGGACACCGCCCTGACCGACGTCCTCGGCAAGGACTTCACCACCTCCTTCCTCACCTACAAACGGAACGAGGTCGAACGCTTCCAACGGCACGTCACGGACTGGGAGTTCACCGAGTACGCCTACCACCTGTAA
- a CDS encoding ferredoxin, protein MKVVVDMNKCQDHGQCVFAAPDVFSMDGDGHLVYVAGPGEELRDEVEEAADVCPLQAIRIEG, encoded by the coding sequence TTGAAGGTCGTCGTCGACATGAACAAGTGCCAGGACCACGGCCAGTGCGTCTTCGCGGCACCCGACGTCTTCTCCATGGATGGCGACGGACACCTGGTGTACGTCGCCGGTCCGGGTGAGGAGTTGCGCGACGAGGTCGAGGAGGCCGCGGACGTGTGTCCGCTGCAGGCCATCCGGATCGAGGGCTGA
- a CDS encoding NAD(P)/FAD-dependent oxidoreductase, which yields MTGRAVVVGASMGGLRAAEQLRAAGWTGAITVVGDEPHMPYNRPPLSKEVLAGKASFESLAFTPKAAAADVEWRLGTKVLAARLDERIVDLDDGEAIRYDGLVVATGMRPRRLRCPGPLAGRHTVRTLADAQGLRDELTRPDARVVVVGAGFIGCEVAATAIGLGVREVTVVDPLPLPMVGPLGELLGRALLRRHEERGVRFALGAGVAGFEGEDRVTGVVLGDGTVLPADVVVESVGSIANVEWLQDNGLDLSDGVLTDERLRIGGRPEVVAVGDVARFPNARYDGVPRRVEHWSIPTDTAKHAAKVLVTHLVGADGEMAPFAPLPTFWSDQHEFRLQSFGAPVLGKDDVRVLDGDPEGDVLVGYHTGGQLVGVVALGGQAAATGAARYRAQLLKSPALTA from the coding sequence ATGACCGGGCGCGCAGTCGTCGTGGGCGCTTCGATGGGTGGCCTGCGCGCCGCCGAGCAGCTCCGCGCGGCGGGCTGGACCGGGGCGATCACGGTCGTCGGCGACGAGCCCCACATGCCCTACAACCGGCCTCCGCTGTCCAAGGAGGTGCTGGCAGGGAAGGCCTCCTTCGAGTCGCTGGCCTTTACGCCGAAGGCGGCCGCCGCCGACGTGGAGTGGCGGCTCGGCACGAAGGTCCTCGCGGCCCGCCTGGACGAACGGATCGTCGACCTCGACGACGGCGAGGCCATTCGGTACGACGGACTGGTCGTCGCCACCGGAATGCGCCCCCGGCGGCTGCGCTGCCCGGGCCCACTCGCCGGCCGTCACACCGTCCGCACCCTCGCCGACGCCCAGGGCCTGCGGGACGAACTGACCCGGCCGGACGCCCGAGTGGTCGTCGTCGGTGCTGGATTCATCGGCTGCGAGGTCGCCGCCACCGCCATCGGACTCGGCGTCCGCGAGGTGACCGTCGTCGATCCGCTGCCGCTGCCCATGGTGGGACCGCTCGGCGAACTGCTCGGACGCGCGCTGCTCAGGCGACACGAAGAGCGCGGGGTGCGTTTCGCGCTCGGCGCGGGAGTCGCCGGGTTCGAGGGCGAGGACCGGGTGACCGGGGTCGTCCTGGGCGACGGGACGGTCTTGCCGGCCGATGTGGTCGTGGAGTCGGTGGGCTCGATCGCCAACGTCGAGTGGCTGCAGGACAACGGGCTCGACCTGTCCGACGGTGTGCTCACGGATGAGCGGCTGCGGATAGGCGGACGCCCGGAGGTCGTCGCCGTCGGCGACGTCGCACGTTTCCCCAACGCCCGCTACGACGGCGTACCCCGCCGCGTCGAGCACTGGTCCATCCCGACGGACACCGCCAAGCATGCCGCGAAGGTGCTTGTGACCCATCTCGTCGGCGCAGATGGCGAGATGGCTCCCTTCGCGCCACTGCCCACCTTCTGGAGCGACCAGCACGAGTTCCGGCTGCAGTCCTTCGGGGCCCCGGTCCTCGGCAAGGACGACGTCCGTGTCCTGGACGGTGATCCGGAGGGCGACGTGTTGGTCGGCTACCACACCGGCGGTCAGTTGGTCGGCGTCGTCGCGCTCGGCGGCCAGGCCGCCGCGACGGGCGCCGCCCGATACCGCGCCCAGTTGCTCAAGTCGCCCGCCCTCACCGCGTAA
- a CDS encoding acetoacetate decarboxylase family protein, producing the protein MPPVRGYFHPKTATGTSSLIPSPPWRYSGDLLTVEYRTDPARVRELLPDPLELADEDPGAVALIWADWQSCSTSGDELLDPVLSQYKEAFAVVRCKYKGQTYTRCVYIWVDKDFAIARGLHQGYPKKLGSIHQTRPHPYGPAPRIEAGARFGATLAAADRRLAQAVVTLREPSETNGFVNSHPMAHHRWLPSIEKGKGLALDELIESGASSFEGGQPWVGDAELEFFEAPTEELARLEIREPIAAYYRQVGVVWDGGRLLESGTSGVG; encoded by the coding sequence ATGCCCCCTGTCCGTGGTTACTTCCATCCCAAGACGGCGACCGGCACCTCGTCGCTGATTCCGTCCCCGCCGTGGCGTTACTCCGGCGACCTGCTCACCGTCGAATACCGCACCGACCCCGCCCGTGTACGCGAACTGCTGCCCGATCCGCTGGAGTTGGCCGACGAGGACCCTGGTGCGGTCGCGTTGATCTGGGCCGACTGGCAGTCCTGCTCCACTTCCGGGGACGAACTGCTGGATCCGGTGCTCTCCCAGTACAAGGAGGCCTTCGCGGTCGTCCGCTGCAAGTACAAGGGGCAGACCTACACCCGGTGCGTGTACATCTGGGTCGACAAGGACTTCGCCATCGCCCGCGGCCTGCACCAGGGTTACCCGAAGAAGCTCGGCTCGATTCACCAGACGCGGCCTCATCCGTATGGTCCCGCTCCGCGGATCGAGGCGGGGGCGCGCTTCGGGGCAACCCTCGCCGCAGCGGACCGGCGGTTGGCCCAGGCCGTGGTGACCCTGCGAGAGCCGTCCGAGACGAACGGCTTCGTCAACAGCCACCCCATGGCCCACCACCGGTGGCTGCCGTCGATCGAGAAGGGCAAGGGCCTGGCACTCGACGAGCTGATCGAGTCCGGTGCGTCCTCCTTCGAGGGCGGGCAACCGTGGGTCGGTGACGCCGAGCTGGAGTTCTTCGAGGCGCCCACCGAGGAACTGGCCCGACTGGAGATCCGTGAGCCCATCGCCGCCTACTACCGCCAGGTCGGCGTCGTCTGGGACGGCGGCCGACTGCTGGAGTCCGGCACGTCCGGAGTCGGGTAA
- a CDS encoding aldehyde dehydrogenase, with product MTEHTLTVAGVAVDTRHWIGGRRVASTETFTDVSPIDGSTIGEISRGTALEAAAAVAAAKAAFPAWAATPRAERARILHAIADGVEKRIEELSIVETTDNGALLRSHRRGVIPRVVHNFRFFADWLLKLEHEDFETRGHTNHVSWDPAGPSVLITPWNAPLMLATWKVAPALAAGNTVILKPAEWSPLTASLLADIAAEAGLPAGVLNVVQGYGSEIGDALTSHPDVRRISFTGSVPTAKRIAESAANNLTPLSLELGGKSPLLVFADADLDLAVDLAVEQYDNAGQVCLAATRFLVEESVAEEFTRRFVEKASALKQGDPRDAATDIGPNIHPRQLEKIDGFVQRALAAGARAVIGGHRKDGQYYAPTLLTDVDQDSEIVQEEVFGPVLTLQTFSTEEEAVRLANDTRFGLAATLATGDPERAERVTAQLVAGTVWVNCFFVRDLQAPFGGSRHSGVGREGGTWSFDFYCDVKNTVTAPNGWKNHG from the coding sequence ATGACCGAACACACCCTCACGGTGGCCGGGGTCGCCGTCGACACCCGGCACTGGATCGGCGGCCGGCGCGTCGCCTCCACCGAGACGTTCACCGATGTCTCGCCGATCGACGGCAGCACGATCGGTGAGATCTCCCGGGGTACGGCGCTGGAGGCCGCGGCAGCCGTGGCCGCAGCGAAGGCGGCCTTCCCCGCCTGGGCCGCCACCCCGCGCGCCGAACGCGCTCGCATCCTGCACGCCATCGCCGACGGCGTGGAGAAGCGGATCGAAGAACTGTCGATCGTCGAGACCACCGACAACGGCGCGCTGCTGCGCTCCCACCGTCGGGGCGTGATACCCCGTGTCGTCCACAACTTCCGTTTCTTCGCCGACTGGCTGCTGAAGCTGGAGCACGAGGACTTCGAGACACGCGGTCACACGAATCACGTGAGCTGGGACCCGGCGGGCCCGTCCGTGCTGATCACTCCGTGGAACGCGCCCCTGATGCTGGCCACCTGGAAGGTCGCCCCCGCCCTGGCGGCCGGCAATACGGTCATCCTCAAGCCCGCCGAGTGGTCCCCGCTGACCGCCTCCCTGCTCGCCGACATCGCGGCCGAGGCCGGGCTTCCCGCCGGGGTCCTCAACGTTGTCCAGGGCTACGGCTCGGAGATCGGCGACGCCCTCACCTCGCACCCGGACGTACGGCGGATCAGTTTCACCGGATCGGTGCCGACGGCCAAGCGCATCGCCGAGTCCGCCGCCAACAACCTCACCCCGCTCAGCCTCGAACTCGGCGGCAAGTCACCTCTGTTGGTCTTCGCCGACGCCGACCTTGATCTCGCCGTGGACCTCGCTGTTGAGCAGTACGACAACGCCGGCCAGGTCTGCCTCGCAGCGACCCGCTTCCTCGTCGAGGAGTCGGTCGCCGAGGAGTTCACGCGCCGGTTCGTCGAGAAGGCGAGCGCGCTGAAACAGGGTGATCCGCGCGACGCGGCCACCGACATCGGGCCCAATATCCACCCCCGCCAGCTGGAGAAGATCGACGGCTTCGTGCAGCGGGCGCTCGCGGCCGGAGCCCGTGCGGTCATCGGCGGCCACCGCAAGGACGGCCAGTACTACGCGCCGACCCTGCTCACCGATGTCGACCAGGATTCGGAGATCGTGCAGGAGGAGGTCTTCGGTCCGGTCCTGACCCTGCAGACATTCAGCACCGAAGAGGAAGCCGTCCGCCTCGCCAACGACACCCGCTTCGGCCTGGCCGCGACCCTCGCCACCGGCGACCCCGAGCGCGCCGAGCGCGTCACCGCGCAGCTCGTCGCGGGCACGGTCTGGGTCAACTGCTTCTTCGTACGCGACCTCCAGGCACCCTTCGGCGGCTCCCGCCACTCCGGTGTGGGCCGTGAGGGCGGTACCTGGAGCTTCGACTTCTACTGCGACGTCAAGAACACGGTCACCGCACCGAACGGATGGAAGAACCATGGGTGA
- a CDS encoding 3,4-dihydroxyphenylacetate 2,3-dioxygenase, with protein sequence MGEIVGAGLLAHVPTIVLPEADRLELNEGKEITLVTGLRQLRKDVFERDDYDTVVVLDSHWATTVEFVVTAQQRRAGLFTSEELPRGMCRMPYDFPGDPELARNIEKFADQHGTWITAIDDDYLPIYYATINLWKFLGEGLPDKRWVTIGVCQTGDMEDHLRLGRALADGIAATPGRRVLVIASGALSHTFWPLRELRDHEASDPVHIFTPEAREADYERIAWFKEGRHDRVLDTMPEFWKYKPEAKFFHYLMMAGALGEQACIAKARQYGEYENSIGTGQVHLWFDRPADGWTGTGLPAAPAPRTPHSRI encoded by the coding sequence ATGGGTGAGATCGTCGGGGCGGGTCTCCTAGCCCATGTCCCCACCATCGTGCTCCCGGAGGCCGACCGGCTGGAACTCAACGAGGGCAAGGAGATCACCCTCGTCACCGGGCTCCGGCAACTCCGCAAGGACGTCTTCGAACGCGACGACTACGACACCGTGGTCGTCCTCGACTCGCACTGGGCGACGACGGTTGAGTTCGTCGTCACCGCCCAGCAGCGCCGCGCCGGCCTGTTCACCTCCGAGGAGCTGCCGCGCGGTATGTGCCGGATGCCGTACGACTTTCCCGGCGACCCCGAACTCGCCCGCAACATAGAGAAGTTCGCCGACCAGCACGGCACCTGGATCACCGCGATCGACGACGACTACCTGCCGATCTACTACGCCACCATCAACCTCTGGAAGTTCCTGGGGGAGGGGTTGCCCGACAAGCGGTGGGTGACCATCGGGGTCTGCCAGACCGGCGACATGGAGGACCACCTGCGCCTCGGCCGGGCCCTGGCGGACGGCATCGCCGCAACCCCCGGACGCCGCGTGCTGGTCATCGCCTCCGGTGCCCTCTCCCACACCTTCTGGCCGCTGCGCGAACTGCGCGACCACGAGGCCAGTGACCCGGTGCACATCTTCACGCCGGAGGCGCGCGAGGCGGACTACGAGCGCATCGCCTGGTTCAAGGAGGGCCGCCACGACCGGGTCCTCGACACCATGCCGGAGTTCTGGAAGTACAAGCCCGAGGCGAAGTTCTTCCACTACCTGATGATGGCCGGCGCCCTGGGCGAGCAGGCGTGCATCGCCAAGGCCCGTCAGTACGGGGAGTACGAGAACTCGATCGGCACCGGTCAGGTGCATCTGTGGTTCGACCGTCCGGCCGACGGCTGGACCGGCACCGGCCTGCCCGCAGCCCCGGCCCCGCGCACCCCTCACAGCCGCATCTAG
- a CDS encoding fumarylacetoacetate hydrolase family protein, with product MPEYRRILLDGAAVQVTVEGDELVAGDGRRVKTEEADHLPPVVPSKVIAVHLNHRSRVDEFQIRLTPTPTYFHKPTSSLNSHKGAIVRPEGCKWLNYEGEVAIVIGKTARNISQAEAGEYIAGYTVANDYGLHDFRDTDAGSMLRVKGSDTLCPLGPGLVTDWDFHGKYLRTYVNGEVVQDGSTDEMEWDMHYLVADIARTITLYPGDVLLSGTPANSRPVRPGDVVEVEVEGLGRLTNHIVTGPTPIRTDVGAQPTESEEVLSTALGGDWEFRGIRPPKR from the coding sequence ATGCCCGAGTACCGCCGCATCCTCCTTGACGGCGCCGCCGTCCAGGTCACCGTCGAGGGTGACGAACTCGTCGCCGGAGACGGCCGCCGCGTGAAGACCGAGGAGGCGGACCACCTGCCCCCGGTCGTGCCCTCCAAGGTGATCGCGGTGCACCTCAACCACCGCAGTCGCGTGGACGAGTTCCAGATCCGGCTCACCCCGACGCCCACCTACTTCCACAAGCCGACCTCCTCCCTCAACTCCCACAAGGGCGCCATCGTCCGCCCCGAGGGCTGCAAGTGGCTCAACTACGAGGGCGAGGTCGCCATCGTCATCGGGAAGACCGCACGGAACATCTCGCAGGCCGAGGCGGGGGAGTACATCGCGGGCTACACCGTCGCCAACGACTACGGCCTGCACGACTTCCGCGACACCGACGCCGGTTCGATGCTCCGCGTCAAGGGCTCCGACACGCTGTGCCCGCTCGGCCCCGGCCTGGTCACCGACTGGGACTTCCACGGCAAGTACCTGCGGACGTACGTCAACGGCGAGGTGGTACAGGACGGTTCGACGGACGAGATGGAGTGGGACATGCACTACCTCGTCGCCGACATCGCCCGCACGATCACCCTCTACCCGGGCGATGTGCTGCTCTCCGGCACGCCCGCCAACTCCCGGCCCGTCCGGCCCGGCGACGTCGTCGAGGTCGAGGTCGAGGGCCTCGGACGGTTGACGAACCACATCGTCACCGGGCCGACCCCGATCCGTACCGATGTCGGCGCCCAGCCCACGGAGTCCGAGGAGGTTCTGTCCACCGCGCTCGGCGGCGACTGGGAGTTCCGTGGTATCCGCCCGCCCAAGCGCTGA
- a CDS encoding TetR/AcrR family transcriptional regulator, translated as MTESAEAPDGRKPRRRMNYGSGREALLNAAVRVVAQGGLRKLTYRAVAQEAGTTHGLVVHHFGSRDALIEEALAHAIRTSLNTSALEPGTGKVADFSAGVSDMVTADPDIQAFQYELLLESRRRPELLPHLRALYDEYFDASGRELTRMLPGGAGRPLTRLVFAALDGLVLHQLVFGEPETTDAAIEELRALLRLLADAGRGAPESGA; from the coding sequence ATGACCGAATCCGCCGAGGCTCCTGACGGCCGCAAGCCGCGCCGGCGTATGAACTACGGGTCGGGCCGGGAGGCCCTGCTCAACGCCGCCGTACGGGTCGTGGCGCAGGGCGGACTGCGCAAGCTCACGTACCGGGCGGTCGCGCAGGAGGCGGGGACCACACACGGTCTTGTCGTCCACCACTTCGGCTCCCGTGACGCGCTGATCGAGGAGGCACTCGCGCACGCGATCCGCACCTCGCTGAACACCAGCGCTCTGGAACCCGGCACCGGCAAGGTCGCGGACTTCTCGGCGGGAGTGTCCGACATGGTCACCGCCGATCCGGACATACAGGCCTTCCAGTACGAGCTGCTGCTGGAGTCCAGGCGTCGCCCCGAACTGCTGCCGCACCTGCGCGCGCTGTACGACGAGTACTTCGACGCCAGCGGGCGCGAGCTGACCCGCATGCTGCCCGGCGGTGCCGGCCGCCCGCTGACCCGGCTCGTCTTCGCCGCCCTGGACGGTCTCGTGCTGCACCAGCTGGTTTTCGGTGAGCCCGAGACCACCGACGCCGCCATCGAGGAGCTCCGCGCCCTGCTCCGACTGCTGGCCGATGCAGGGCGCGGCGCCCCGGAAAGCGGCGCCTGA